TGATAGAATTTACTCTGTGTTTGTTTTGTTTATTCATTTTTTTGATTTTTCTGTTGGTATAGATTGAAAAGGACCTAAGTAATTTCCAAAAGTAAAATAGAAAAAGCAAAAAGGGATAGAACTTATAGAGAAATAAGGAAATAAGAAGATAGGTAGGATAATAGGAGAGAGAAATAATAGGATAGGAGAGAAGAGAAGGCTAGAAGGATGAATAGAGAGAAAAAAGTAGAGGGGAAAATAAGAGTAATAATGATAATGATGGTGATGATGATGGTGATGATGGGATGTAATAGTGGGGGTAGAGATCCAGAGAAAGTGTTTTTGAGTGAGATGGTAAATTTGGGTAAAGGATTTATGGAAGTGTTTGTAAGTTTTGGTGATATGATTACAGGGACATTGGGGATAAAGGCAGAAACAAAGAAAAGCGATATTGGGGCATATTTTACTAAGATTGAGAATACAATGAAGATAGTGAAAGGTAAATTGAGTAAAATTTTAGAAGAACATGGAAGTTATGAGAAAGTGAAAGAGAAGGTAGAGGGATTTATTGGGAAGATAAGTAAGATCGAAGAAGGAGCAAGGAAAGCTGCTTTGGGGGCTACTGATAGTGCAGTTATTGGTGAAGTTGTAAAGTCAGGTGCTGCTGTTTTTGGGACTGCTAATGCAGATAGTGTAAAGAATTTGGTTGAGGGAATAAAGGAAATAGTTGATTTGGTTGTAACAGAAGGAGACGGACAAGCAGATAAAACTAAGCCTCTTAATGATGATAAAGAGAAAATAGGAAAATTATTTGGTGCTAAAACTAGTGATGATAGTGGAGCAGAAGATAAACATACAGCAGCGGCAAATGCATCAATAGGAGCAGTAAGTGGTGCTGATATATTGAAAGCAATTGCTGGAGCTAATGCTAGTGCTAATAAAGATGGGAAAGTTAGTGAAGCTAAGGATGCTGCTGCTTTGGCTTTATCAAAGGGTACTAATACTGATAATGAAGATAAATTAACTACTGTAGAATCAAAGAAAGATGCAGTAATAGCAGCGGGTATAGCATTGAGAGGGATGGCAAAGGATGGTAAGTTTATTGTAAAGGATATTGGTGACAATAAAACAGAAGTTGCATCTGCAAAAGGAGCAGCAGCAAATGCAGTGAATAAGGTATTGAGTACATTGGTGATAGCAATCAGGAATAGAGTAGATGAAGGATTAAAAGAGATAAATAAGGTGTTAGGAGAGATTAAACAAGGAGAAGGTTCTGTTGCCAAAATTAATGAATAAAAGAATAAGATCATTAGGATAAAATTGAGAATATAGTTAATTTTTTTCAATAAAAACTTAGTTAATGAGAGCAATAAAGCTCTCTTTTTTTATTTGCGGTATTGTGTATGTTGTATAAAGCCTTATTTATTTGTTTTCTACTTTTAAGGATAAGCTAGAAAAAAATAAAAAATAAGGAGGCGAAAAGGATGAATAGAGAGAAAAAAGAAGAGGGGAAAGTAAGAGTAGTAATAATGATGGTGATGATGATGGTGATGATGGGATGTAATAGTGGAGGTAGAGATCCAGAGAAAGTATTTTTGAGTGAGATGGTAAATTTAGGGAAAGGATTTATGGACGTTTTTGTGAGTTTTGGGGATATGATTACAGGGACGTTGGGAATAAAAGCGGATACAAAGAAAAGTGAGATTGGGGAATATTTTACTAAGATTGAAAATACTATGAAAGGCGTGAAAGGGAAATTGGGAGAGATTTTAGAAAAGAATGGGCATTATACAAAGGTAAAGGCAGCAGTTGATGAATTTGTTGCAGTTTTAGATAAGATAGGTCATGGAGCAAAAATTGCTGCTAGTGGGGCTACTGATGGAGTATCAATTGGTGAGATTGTAAAGTCTGATTCTGGTTCTAGCGTTGATTCTACAAGTGTAGGTGCACTTGTTAAAGGAATTAAAGAGATAGTTGATTTGGTATTGAATGAAGGAAATGGACAGGCAGATAATACTGATCCTCTTGCTACTGATAAAGAAGGTATTGGTATGCTATTTGGGGCTAAAAATTCTGATGCTAATGGTGGAGCTGAAGATAAACATGTAGCGGCAGCAAGTGCATC
This sequence is a window from Borrelia duttonii Ly. Protein-coding genes within it:
- a CDS encoding variable large family protein — protein: MNREKKVEGKIRVIMIMMVMMMVMMGCNSGGRDPEKVFLSEMVNLGKGFMEVFVSFGDMITGTLGIKAETKKSDIGAYFTKIENTMKIVKGKLSKILEEHGSYEKVKEKVEGFIGKISKIEEGARKAALGATDSAVIGEVVKSGAAVFGTANADSVKNLVEGIKEIVDLVVTEGDGQADKTKPLNDDKEKIGKLFGAKTSDDSGAEDKHTAAANASIGAVSGADILKAIAGANASANKDGKVSEAKDAAALALSKGTNTDNEDKLTTVESKKDAVIAAGIALRGMAKDGKFIVKDIGDNKTEVASAKGAAANAVNKVLSTLVIAIRNRVDEGLKEINKVLGEIKQGEGSVAKINE
- a CDS encoding variable large family protein, giving the protein MNREKKEEGKVRVVIMMVMMMVMMGCNSGGRDPEKVFLSEMVNLGKGFMDVFVSFGDMITGTLGIKADTKKSEIGEYFTKIENTMKGVKGKLGEILEKNGHYTKVKAAVDEFVAVLDKIGHGAKIAASGATDGVSIGEIVKSDSGSSVDSTSVGALVKGIKEIVDLVLNEGNGQADNTDPLATDKEGIGMLFGAKNSDANGGAEDKHVAAASASIGAVTGADILKAIAIANADANKDGKVKDAKDAAALALAKGTTTENDEKLTMAESKKDAVIAAGIALRAMSKNGKFIVKDTAAKKTEAEAARGVAASAVTKVLNTLIIAIRNSVDSGLKKINEVLATVKQEDKSIEATASVQ